A single genomic interval of Flavihumibacter rivuli harbors:
- a CDS encoding sterol desaturase family protein, with the protein MDWQQYFKVAQLIGGRYFIIAGIAFLLGYVLLRTRLSPKKIQKRFPVSKDYLREIGFSIITISIFAFVPILLIRNPVIGPHTTFYTDIEKYGWPYFFLAFPIMLFMHDTYFYWTHRLMHHPRLFRILHLTHHKSTNPSPWAAYAFHPLEAIVEAGIVPVFLFTIPIHQYHLPLFFLFMITYNVYGHLGYELYPRGFSRHWLGKWINTSVNHNQHHQYFKGNYGLYFLIWDRIMGTIRNDYDQRFDEVKAK; encoded by the coding sequence ATGGATTGGCAACAGTACTTCAAAGTGGCCCAATTGATCGGGGGCAGGTATTTCATCATCGCCGGCATTGCCTTCCTGCTCGGTTATGTACTATTACGTACCAGGCTATCCCCTAAAAAGATCCAGAAAAGGTTCCCGGTCAGCAAGGACTACCTCAGGGAGATCGGCTTTTCCATCATCACCATATCCATTTTTGCTTTTGTACCCATCCTTCTGATCCGCAACCCTGTGATCGGGCCGCATACCACCTTTTACACAGATATTGAAAAATATGGCTGGCCCTATTTCTTCCTGGCCTTCCCCATCATGTTGTTCATGCACGATACCTATTTCTATTGGACACACCGGCTGATGCATCATCCCCGGCTGTTCAGGATCTTGCATCTTACCCATCATAAGTCCACGAATCCCAGTCCATGGGCGGCCTATGCCTTCCATCCGCTGGAAGCCATCGTGGAGGCTGGTATTGTGCCGGTTTTCCTCTTCACCATTCCTATTCACCAATACCACCTTCCCCTTTTCTTCCTGTTCATGATCACTTATAATGTCTATGGCCACCTGGGCTATGAGCTTTACCCCAGGGGCTTCAGCAGGCATTGGCTGGGAAAATGGATCAATACCTCCGTGAACCATAACCAGCACCACCAATACTTCAAAGGCAATTATGGCCTGTATTTCCTGATCTGGGACCGCATCATGGGAACCATCAGGAACGATTATGACCAAAGGTTCGATGAGGTAAAGGCTAAGTAA
- a CDS encoding DsbA family protein: MTPTLYYCYDAYCGWCYGFSPVISKISELYSDRMAFEVLSGGMILPESPRHIGVMAGYISEAYKTVEEMTGVTFGQDYLWHIFNPDMSDWYPNSEKPAIALCVFREYYPDRQVEFAADLQYALHYEGRDLCDNEAYRHLLEKYAIPAEEFYEKLKSDTYKEKAYYDFALCKQLQVTGYPCVLMQVSDSKFYLLSRGYSDLETMVQRIEAVLADINKN, encoded by the coding sequence ATGACTCCAACGCTTTATTACTGTTATGATGCCTATTGTGGCTGGTGCTATGGTTTTAGCCCTGTGATCAGCAAAATTTCTGAATTATACAGTGACCGGATGGCTTTTGAGGTTTTATCAGGGGGGATGATCCTGCCGGAAAGTCCCAGGCATATCGGTGTGATGGCCGGCTATATCAGCGAAGCCTATAAGACCGTTGAGGAAATGACTGGCGTAACCTTCGGCCAGGATTATCTCTGGCATATTTTCAACCCCGACATGAGCGATTGGTACCCGAATTCGGAAAAGCCGGCTATTGCCCTTTGCGTTTTCCGGGAATACTATCCTGACAGGCAGGTGGAATTCGCGGCCGACCTGCAGTATGCACTGCACTATGAAGGCCGGGACCTTTGCGATAATGAAGCCTATCGTCACTTATTGGAGAAATATGCGATCCCGGCAGAAGAGTTTTATGAAAAACTGAAGAGTGACACCTATAAAGAGAAGGCCTATTACGATTTTGCGCTGTGCAAGCAATTACAGGTGACCGGTTATCCCTGTGTATTGATGCAAGTAAGTGATAGCAAGTTTTACCTTCTTTCCCGCGGTTATTCCGATCTGGAGACCATGGTACAACGCATTGAAGCCGTATTGGCAGACATCAATAAAAACTGA